The sequence GCAAGGAAGGGAATTTAGTGAACGGTAGGCTGGACGAAATTGGCGCTCAAATGAAGATTCCCCAGTACTGATGCGACAGAACAACGGAGAAGAGTCTTGAGAGATGCAACAAGATCAAGCAAACCACGAAGCCCCGGATATAAAGAGTAAAAAAAGATGAACCAACTCGAGGCGCTTAGAATCAATACAGCAGCTTGCCACGGCACGCTAAGAGAATATAGAGAAGCGACTAGAGAGAACAGAGGCGCACACGACGAAGCGAGCTCGTGGCTAATAGAGCTCGGCGAGTGGGTACTGGATTGCATAGGCGCAAAGGTAGATGAGGGAAGCTTTTGGCGCGGCTGGGAAGCTGAAGAGGTGCCAGAAGGAAGATCGGAAATAGAGACTCTGGGACACATGTGTCGCACAAGCGTGGAGGAACATGCAAGGAGATGCGCAGCGGGAGAAATATCAAGAGAAAGCGCTATGATGTACAACTGCTATGCAAAAGCACTCAAAGAACCAAGAAGAGTGGAACTAGTCAGCTATGACAGCCATCTAGAGGACAAAGAAGAAGACTTAAAAACAAGCGAGCTGGTATTTGAAATACACTTCAAACACTCTCTAAGAAAGATTTTGCTAGACTACGCAAAGGATTTGGGGTCGCGCAAGCGGCTAGTTATTGCAGATATCGGTGCCGGAAATGGGAGGGTGCTGGAATTCGCCGCAGAATGCTTGGAAGAGACAGATTGTGCGTTCCGAATAATTGCTATGGATCCAAGCGAGACAGCCAGAAAGATATGCAAAGAACGACTCCGAATGCGAGAAACAATCGTAACGGGAGCTGCACTCGAAGATGCATGCGAAGGAAGAGTAAAGGAGCTCAGGGAACTCAGGGAAGACGAAGTTCTTCTGATCTTGATGAAAGGTGTGTTACATGACAGAAACATTGACTGTCAAGAAGAAAGCACTTC is a genomic window of bacterium containing:
- a CDS encoding class I SAM-dependent methyltransferase, which codes for MNQLEALRINTAACHGTLREYREATRENRGAHDEASSWLIELGEWVLDCIGAKVDEGSFWRGWEAEEVPEGRSEIETLGHMCRTSVEEHARRCAAGEISRESAMMYNCYAKALKEPRRVELVSYDSHLEDKEEDLKTSELVFEIHFKHSLRKILLDYAKDLGSRKRLVIADIGAGNGRVLEFAAECLEETDCAFRIIAMDPSETARKICKERLRMRETIVTGAALEDACEGRVKELRELREDEVLLILMKGVLHDRNIDCQEESTSEEEGIYRDKDWRRVYRRSIIKDLTMRLNGLRKYQTDSKLIIMESHLVSRGWIKRLFKLTPLMPAYIGHAITAQYLISASDHFQGICASDWRIKNFQRLCQLDADDAIMTIAT